In Neoarius graeffei isolate fNeoGra1 chromosome 17, fNeoGra1.pri, whole genome shotgun sequence, a single window of DNA contains:
- the ksr1b gene encoding kinase suppressor of Ras 1 isoform X4, which translates to MSGSQVQETMRKLGSSAEECSRITAALSCLKSTTTTTTSTSSSGPWTGHQADFVSSSIRGRELKDDGIPWIVEPPRCDINTSFSANQLSCSTQSPQPYSPNPAIQVPFTPMMSSTQRSVSVSAVTFLDSPVTPLLNGLADPFCSSPQLLRRPLEQVSTPPPTPPTIRNDLLKSPHTPPPPSKLRQLFPTLPRSKSHTQLANRIDEPAHKNVKKNKMLLNVQVQDVGNGYEDSPSRSPLLSVPSPHIIPNTRIHVESPTLKGKSPQAIRRDYGLTITHRFSTKSWFSQTCAVCRKNVLFGVKCKHCKLKCHNKCTKEAPQCQIIPISKIRRTESVPSDINNQVERLPSTTQFGTLPKTLNKKDLPPPVSQPDSSSNASSTTSSTPSSPAFSSSNPPSATPPANPSPKGATDDRFHFPASCYYQLRQQFIFPDISSPQHQDGHDSGETEQVGNELMIQALRQKEPAVNDDVDGVEEQQEHERQDETASYGESDGEEDELDDLPSCRRPWKGPISRKVSQTSVYLQEWNVPFEQLELGDLIGKGRWGKVYRGRWHGEVAVRLLEIDGNNQDHLKLFKKEVMNYRQTRHENVVLFMGACMNPPQLAIITSFCKGRTLYSVVRDSKTSLDINKTRQIAQEIVKGMGYLHAKDIVHKDLKSKNVFYDNNKVVITDFGLFGVSGVVQEDRRENELKLPRGWIYYLAPEIVQRMCPGNDDLLPFSKAADIYAFGTIWYELQVRDWPIKTQPAEAAIWLLGSGAGIKSELAQISLGKEITEILCACWSFDLEDRPTFCQLADLLEKLPKLNRRLSHPGHFWKSTEYVS; encoded by the exons ATGTCTGGTTCTCAGGTACAGGAGACCATGAGGAAACTGGGCTCCAGTGCTGAGGAGTGCTCCCGCATCACTGCTGCCCTCTCCTGTCTCAagagcaccaccaccaccaccacctccaccTCCAGCTCTGGGCCATGGACAG GCCATCAAGCTGACTTTGTCTCGAGCTCAATAAGAG GACGGGAGCTCAAAGACGATGGAATTCCTTGGATTGTAGAACCTCCTCGCTGTGACATTAATACTTCGTTCTCAGCTAATCAGCTCTCCTGCTCCACTCAAAGCCCTCAACCCTACAGCCCAAACCCAGCCATTCAGGTCCCTTTTACTCCTATGATGTCCAGCACCCAACGTTCTGTCTCTGTTTCTGCTGTAACCTTTCTGGACTCCCCTGTGACCCCACTGTTGAATGGACTAGCCGACCCTTTCTGCTCCTCACCTCAGCTGCTACGGCGTCCGTTGGAACAGGTATCGACTCCACCCCCTACACCGCCCACCATTAGGAACGATCTCCTGAAGTCCCCTCATACGCCGCCACCGCCATCCAAGTTGCGCCAGCTTTTCCCCACCTTGCCCCGCAGCAAGAGCCACACACAGCTTGCCAACCGCATAGATGAACCGGCACACAA GAATGTGAAGAAGAATAAGATGCTTCTAAATGTGCAAGTGCAAGATGTAGGAAATGGCTATGAGGATTCGCCCTCACGCTCGCCACTGCTCTCTGTCCCCTCTCCACACATTATTCCCAACACACGCATCCATGTGGAAAGTCCAACACTGAAAG GAAAATCTCCACAAGCTATAAGGAGAGATTATGGTCTTACAATCACACATAG GTTTTCCACCAAGTCGTGGTTCTCCCAGACGTGTGCAGTGTGTCGGAAAAACGTGCTCTTTGGTGTAAAGTGCAAACACTGCAA GTTAAAGTGCCACAACAAGTGTACCAAAGAAGCCCCTCAGTGCCAGATAATTCCAA tttcAAAAATCAGAAGAACGGAGTCGGTTCCCTCCGACATTAATAACCAGGTGGAGCGACTACCATCAACTACACAGTTTGGCACACTGCCAAAGACTTTAAACAAAAAG GAccttcctccacctgtcagtcagCCTGACTCCAGCAGTAACGCCTCTTCCACCACGTCCTCCACACCTTCCTCACCTGCCTTCAGCTCAAGCAACCCACCAAGTGCCACTCCGCCCGCAAACCCCTCACCCAAAGGGGCCACTGATGACCGCTTTCACTTCCCAG CTTCCTGCTATTATCAGCTCAGACAACAGTTTATCTTTCCTG ATATATCAAGTCCCCAACATCAAGATGGCCATGACTCAGG AGAGACAGAGCAAGTAGGTAATGAGCTGATGATACAGGCACTGCGGCAGAAAGAACCAGCTGTG AATGACGATGTGGATGGTGTAGAAGAACAACAGGAGCATGAAAGACAAGACGAGACTGCTTCTTATGGAGAATCTGATGGTGAAGAGGACGAACTAGATGACCTACCCAGCTGCAGGCGACCCTGGAAGGGCCCCATCTCACGCAAGGTCAGCCAGACAAGTGTATACCTGCAGGAGTGGAACGTTCCCTTCGAGCAGCTCGAGCTGGGGGATCTTATAGGGAAAGGCCGCTGGGGAAAGGTGTACCGCGGACGTTGGCATGGAGAGGTGGCCGTGCGCCTGCTGGAAATAGACGGAAATAATCAGGACCACTTGAAACTTTTTAAGAAGGAAGTGATGAACTATAGACAGACACGGCATGAGAATGTGGTGCTCTTTATGGGAGCTTGCATGAACCCTCCTCAGCTGGCTATCATTACAAG TTTCTGCAAGGGGCGGACACTGTACTCTGTCGTCAGAGATTCTAAAACCTCACTCGACATCAACAAGACCAGGCAGATTGCTCAGGAAATTGTCAAG GGAATGGGCTACCTCCATGCAAAAGATATCGTGCATAAGGATTTAAAGTCCAAAAATGTGTTTTATGACAACAACAAAGTGGTGATCACAGATTTTGGTTTGTTCGGAGTCTCAGGAGTGGTGCAGGAGGATCG GCGAGAGAATGAACTGAAACTGCCGCGAGGCTGGATTTATTACCTTGCTCCTGAGATTGTACAGAGGATGTGTCCTGGAAATGATGACCTCTTACCCTTTTCTAAAGCTGCTGACATTTATGCCTTTGG CACTATCTGGTACGAGCTGCAGGTGAGAGACTGGCCAATTAAAACTCAGCCAGCGGAAGCTGCTATCTGGCTGCTGGGGAGTGGAGCAGGCATAAAGAGTGAGCTGGCCCAGATCAGCCTGGGGAAGGAAATCACG
- the ksr1b gene encoding kinase suppressor of Ras 1 isoform X5, giving the protein MDRNVKKNKMLLNVQVQDVGNGYEDSPSRSPLLSVPSPHIIPNTRIHVESPTLKGKSPQAIRRDYGLTITHRFSTKSWFSQTCAVCRKNVLFGVKCKHCKLKCHNKCTKEAPQCQIIPISKIRRTESVPSDINNQVERLPSTTQFGTLPKTLNKKDLPPPVSQPDSSSNASSTTSSTPSSPAFSSSNPPSATPPANPSPKGATDDRFHFPASCYYQLRQQFIFPDISSPQHQDGHDSGETEQVGNELMIQALRQKEPAVNDDVDGVEEQQEHERQDETASYGESDGEEDELDDLPSCRRPWKGPISRKVSQTSVYLQEWNVPFEQLELGDLIGKGRWGKVYRGRWHGEVAVRLLEIDGNNQDHLKLFKKEVMNYRQTRHENVVLFMGACMNPPQLAIITSFCKGRTLYSVVRDSKTSLDINKTRQIAQEIVKGMGYLHAKDIVHKDLKSKNVFYDNNKVVITDFGLFGVSGVVQEDRRENELKLPRGWIYYLAPEIVQRMCPGNDDLLPFSKAADIYAFGTIWYELQVRDWPIKTQPAEAAIWLLGSGAGIKSELAQISLGKEITEILCACWSFDLEDRPTFCQLADLLEKLPKLNRRLSHPGHFWKSTEYVS; this is encoded by the exons ATGGACAG GAATGTGAAGAAGAATAAGATGCTTCTAAATGTGCAAGTGCAAGATGTAGGAAATGGCTATGAGGATTCGCCCTCACGCTCGCCACTGCTCTCTGTCCCCTCTCCACACATTATTCCCAACACACGCATCCATGTGGAAAGTCCAACACTGAAAG GAAAATCTCCACAAGCTATAAGGAGAGATTATGGTCTTACAATCACACATAG GTTTTCCACCAAGTCGTGGTTCTCCCAGACGTGTGCAGTGTGTCGGAAAAACGTGCTCTTTGGTGTAAAGTGCAAACACTGCAA GTTAAAGTGCCACAACAAGTGTACCAAAGAAGCCCCTCAGTGCCAGATAATTCCAA tttcAAAAATCAGAAGAACGGAGTCGGTTCCCTCCGACATTAATAACCAGGTGGAGCGACTACCATCAACTACACAGTTTGGCACACTGCCAAAGACTTTAAACAAAAAG GAccttcctccacctgtcagtcagCCTGACTCCAGCAGTAACGCCTCTTCCACCACGTCCTCCACACCTTCCTCACCTGCCTTCAGCTCAAGCAACCCACCAAGTGCCACTCCGCCCGCAAACCCCTCACCCAAAGGGGCCACTGATGACCGCTTTCACTTCCCAG CTTCCTGCTATTATCAGCTCAGACAACAGTTTATCTTTCCTG ATATATCAAGTCCCCAACATCAAGATGGCCATGACTCAGG AGAGACAGAGCAAGTAGGTAATGAGCTGATGATACAGGCACTGCGGCAGAAAGAACCAGCTGTG AATGACGATGTGGATGGTGTAGAAGAACAACAGGAGCATGAAAGACAAGACGAGACTGCTTCTTATGGAGAATCTGATGGTGAAGAGGACGAACTAGATGACCTACCCAGCTGCAGGCGACCCTGGAAGGGCCCCATCTCACGCAAGGTCAGCCAGACAAGTGTATACCTGCAGGAGTGGAACGTTCCCTTCGAGCAGCTCGAGCTGGGGGATCTTATAGGGAAAGGCCGCTGGGGAAAGGTGTACCGCGGACGTTGGCATGGAGAGGTGGCCGTGCGCCTGCTGGAAATAGACGGAAATAATCAGGACCACTTGAAACTTTTTAAGAAGGAAGTGATGAACTATAGACAGACACGGCATGAGAATGTGGTGCTCTTTATGGGAGCTTGCATGAACCCTCCTCAGCTGGCTATCATTACAAG TTTCTGCAAGGGGCGGACACTGTACTCTGTCGTCAGAGATTCTAAAACCTCACTCGACATCAACAAGACCAGGCAGATTGCTCAGGAAATTGTCAAG GGAATGGGCTACCTCCATGCAAAAGATATCGTGCATAAGGATTTAAAGTCCAAAAATGTGTTTTATGACAACAACAAAGTGGTGATCACAGATTTTGGTTTGTTCGGAGTCTCAGGAGTGGTGCAGGAGGATCG GCGAGAGAATGAACTGAAACTGCCGCGAGGCTGGATTTATTACCTTGCTCCTGAGATTGTACAGAGGATGTGTCCTGGAAATGATGACCTCTTACCCTTTTCTAAAGCTGCTGACATTTATGCCTTTGG CACTATCTGGTACGAGCTGCAGGTGAGAGACTGGCCAATTAAAACTCAGCCAGCGGAAGCTGCTATCTGGCTGCTGGGGAGTGGAGCAGGCATAAAGAGTGAGCTGGCCCAGATCAGCCTGGGGAAGGAAATCACG